In Ipomoea triloba cultivar NCNSP0323 chromosome 15, ASM357664v1, one genomic interval encodes:
- the LOC116005716 gene encoding uncharacterized protein LOC116005716: protein MCRAFYSTLTGRAAEWFRTLEPGSISNFRDLAWRFVDPFAMSKTVKKHFSHLENAKQLDGESLSVFIERWNKEMAEIEPVDDVTATNLLLNSLSAGNLYQDLILRPPSCYEDVVRRVVAHATATEANSAKRMMETRGPRRDQGQRDRRLNNLRQKDRDGNPIYTPLTRSLPALAIDGPDKDKYYAYHRNWGHDTEECHVLKGLIEDLLHTGELAQFAEKKKKNRRGWRKYFKKDKDKKDKDLDLDREPLAAAQKQVIHVIFGGPEGGDTAGDRRNWARDLHVALVEETNPVKRTKMEPIVFTDRDLPSSADCATEALVITIDINGVDVQRVMVDTGSSVNVMYLDVFRKLQLDRSQLTPVRTPLSAFTGAMIHPEGVARLPVEVGTVPRVLRVTMEFIIVDLACVHNVILGRPGISQLGAIISMPHLCMKFQTPEGVGTVRGDPQSARRCYVRAVQKQDASTSRVNTISKRKEDVRIERLEPSEEVELVALSESRPERTVKIGSALSPDLRTAIVAVLREYTDIFA from the exons ATGTGCCGGGCGTTTTATTCAACATTGACCGGACGAGCGGCAGAGTGGTTCCGTACTTTGGAGCCAGGTTCCATTTCCAATTTCCGAGACCTAGCCTGGAGGTTTGTTGATCCTTTCGCCATGTCAAAGACCGTGAAGAAACATTTCTCGCATCTGGAAAACGCCAAGCAGTTAGATGGCGAATCGCTCTCCGTATTTATCGAACGCTGGAATAAGGAGATGGCGGAGATCGAGCCCGTCGATGATGTCACCGCCACTAATCTCTTGCTGAACTCTCTGAGTGCGGGAAATTTATACCAGGATCTTATCCTCCGGCCCCCGTCCTGTTACGAGGACGTCGTGCGCAGGGTGGTCGCCCACGCCACCGCCACAGAGGCGAACTCAGCCAAAAGAATGATGGAGACTAGGGGGCCAAGGAGGGATCAAGGTCAGCGAGATAGACGCCTGAACAATCTGCGACAGAAGGACCGCGATGGAAACCCGATCTACACCCCGCTGACCAGATCG CTGCCTGCCCTGGCCATAGACGGCCCGGACAAAGATAAGTACTATGCGTATCATCGCAATTGGGGACACGACACCGAAGAGTGTCATGTGCTTAAGGGCCTGATCGAAGACCTGCTGCATACCGGAGAATTGGCCCAGTTCgccgagaagaagaagaagaaccggcGAGGGTGGAGAAAATACTTCAAGAAGGATAAGGATAAGAAAGACAAGGATCTCGACCTGGACAGAGAGCCTCTGGCTGCCGCTCAGAAGCAGGTTATTCATGTGATATTTGGAGGACCGGAGGGTGGTGACACGGCCGGAGACCGTCGTAACTGGGCCCGTGACCTACATGTCGCCCTAGTAGAGGAAACAAACCCGGTGAAAAGGACGAAGATGGAGCCCATTGTGTTCACCGACCGGGACCTGCCGAGCAGCGCCGACTGCGCGACCGAAGCGTTGGTGATAACCATAGACATCAACGGCGTCGACGTCCAAAGAGTCATGGTGGACACGGGCTCGAGCGTGAATGTTATGTATTTAGACGTCTTCCGAAAGCTCCAGTTGGACCGATCCCAGCTAACGCCCGTCAGAACCCCGCTCTCGGCTTTCACAGGAGCAATGATCCATCCGGAGGGAGTAGCCCGTCTGCCTGTGGAGGTCGGGACCGTTCCGAGGGTGCTCCGTGTAACGATGGAGTTCATCATCGTCGACCTGGCATGTGTTCATAACGTCATTCTTGGTAGGCCGGGGATCTCACAACTCGGTGCAATAATATCAATGCCACATCTATGCATGAAGTTTCAAACACCGGAAGGCGTGGGCACGGTTAGAGGAGACCCCCAATCGGCCAGACGATGCTATGTCCGGGCCGTACAAAAACAGGACGCCAGCACGTCCCGAGTGAACACCATCAGTAAAAGGAAGGAGGACGTCCGGATTGAGCGCCTCGAGCCGTCGGAAGAGGTGGAGCTGGTGGCGCTGTCGGAGTCCCGACCGGAACGTACGGTGAAGATTGGCTCGGCTTTATCCCCTGATTTGCGGACCGCCATCGTCGCCGTCCTTCGAGAATACACCGACATCTTTGCCTAG
- the LOC116005717 gene encoding L10-interacting MYB domain-containing protein-like — translation MKWKEIKEEFEATAKRKISHKSLKNKWDAMKKEWRTWKQLKREETGLGWDPSTHKISGSDEWWEKKIKENSEYKKFRNKSIDPAMDDLWSKLFEDSYANGEGCVAPTMDPQLVQPVDIEDENIESEEENRTRQRFEDLLYSQDNQHSFPIA, via the exons ATGAaatggaaagaaattaaagaagagttTGAAGCTACCGCCAAACGGAAAATTTCACATAAAAGTTTAAAGAATAAGTGGGATGCTATGAAAAAAGAATGGAGAACTTGGAAGCAGCTGAAACGTGAAGAAACTGGTTTAGGGTGGGATCCTAGTACACATAAGATTAGTGGCTCTGATGAATGGTGGGAGAAAAAAATCAAG GAGAACTCCGAGTATAAAAAATTTCGTAATAAATCCATCGATCCTGCAATGGATGATTTGTGGTCTAAATTATTTGAAGATAGCTATGCAAATGGTGAAGGTTGTGTTGCACCCACTATGGATCCTCAATTAGTGCAACCTGTGGATATTGAGGATGAAAATATAGAAAGTGAAGAAGAGAATAGGACTAGGCAAAGATTTGAAGATTTGTTATATTCTCAGGATAACCAACATTCTTTCccaattgcatga